The Providencia rettgeri genome includes a window with the following:
- a CDS encoding putative outer membrane porin protein: MKVKNIALLMLSPCYLAVAMANASNWEDSIKENSFIADSELELSTRNMWKYLKTENRFDKDENRYRKQVANAWGQNFQADFKSGYFADVIGFDASYYGGIKLGASKDFASRAILYNDDGHAKGYNKIGQRYAKVKLDLEPVKFNAKAGWFTLKNTGIFTNSQRLSLNSYSGYYTNTAISDWSLDLLYLDKKVMRRDSPNIDAMYFTDANGVRHNVNHVITGGINYNTNPLKVYYFYGQADDLFRQQGLEAKYKLTSDVTLGTQIYNHEYGSDGKRTETDKQKGKRNFDKRAWHYAGTAEWRIPESPWTLSTGLTYTQAKKANGVGQFARNPIGNTRGRFNSPAYADIDYVRDGETMIAMAAEYRISKELSVGARTNYSEFKYEGERLKQGQFGLFSYWKPTENLSVSLSGGLGWHHQQENDYTTPKLYDGHSRRAHSLSGSMTTTYRFKM, from the coding sequence ATGAAAGTTAAAAATATTGCGTTATTAATGCTTTCTCCTTGCTATTTAGCTGTAGCAATGGCAAATGCCAGTAACTGGGAAGATTCTATCAAGGAAAATTCATTCATTGCAGATTCGGAGCTAGAACTGTCAACCCGTAACATGTGGAAATACTTAAAAACAGAAAACCGTTTTGATAAAGACGAAAACCGTTATAGAAAACAAGTTGCGAATGCTTGGGGTCAAAACTTTCAAGCGGATTTCAAGTCAGGTTATTTTGCTGATGTCATTGGTTTTGATGCTTCCTATTATGGTGGTATCAAGTTAGGTGCAAGTAAAGACTTCGCCTCCCGTGCAATTTTATATAATGATGATGGCCATGCGAAAGGGTACAACAAAATTGGTCAACGTTATGCAAAAGTGAAACTGGACCTTGAGCCGGTAAAATTTAATGCCAAAGCAGGTTGGTTTACACTGAAAAATACGGGTATTTTCACGAATTCACAGCGCTTATCATTGAACAGCTATAGCGGTTACTACACGAATACTGCGATCAGTGATTGGAGTTTGGATTTATTATATCTCGATAAAAAAGTTATGCGTCGTGATAGCCCAAACATTGATGCCATGTATTTTACTGATGCTAACGGCGTTCGACACAATGTTAATCATGTCATCACGGGTGGAATTAACTACAATACTAACCCATTGAAAGTTTACTATTTCTATGGTCAAGCCGATGATTTATTCCGTCAGCAAGGTTTAGAAGCAAAATATAAACTGACTTCAGATGTGACACTAGGTACACAAATCTATAACCATGAATACGGTAGTGATGGTAAACGTACTGAGACCGATAAACAAAAAGGTAAGCGTAATTTTGACAAGCGTGCATGGCACTATGCAGGAACGGCGGAATGGCGTATTCCTGAATCGCCTTGGACACTAAGCACAGGCTTAACTTATACCCAAGCGAAAAAAGCGAACGGTGTCGGACAATTTGCGCGTAACCCGATTGGTAACACGCGTGGCCGTTTTAACTCTCCAGCTTATGCAGATATCGACTACGTACGTGATGGCGAAACCATGATTGCAATGGCGGCTGAATATCGTATCAGTAAAGAACTGTCTGTTGGTGCCCGTACCAACTATTCAGAATTTAAATATGAAGGTGAAAGATTAAAACAAGGTCAATTTGGTCTGTTTAGCTATTGGAAACCAACTGAGAATCTATCCGTGTCATTAAGTGGTGGTCTGGGTTGGCACCACCAGCAAGAAAACGACTATACAACGCCAAAACTATATGATGGGCACTCACGTCGTGCACACTCGTTATCTGGATCAATGACAACGACTTACCGTTTTAAAATGTAG
- the yhcR gene encoding Endonuclease YhcR precursor — MKHKIGLLTLLISGALLAGCAPKNTDTVKVQVIGINDFHGALQAPGDGKLGGIESIATLVNQLRAQNDKTIVVGAGDLVGASPLLSSMFYDEPTIEALSAIGMETSAVGNHEFDKGKEELLRKQNGGCHPTAGCVGKDSFAGADFNYLAANVIVKETGETLFPSYFIKEFDGIPMAFIGLTLEGTPAIVTPSGTAGLEFKNEVETINNQVKLLKAQGINSIGVLIHEGATQQVDTKVKDINRCDNIKGPIVDIVKQLDTNVDFVVSGHTHQAYNCEINGMTVISAQSNGTLLSQLNIEIDRNTKDIVSINAKNIPVETSRYEKNPELTTFVQKYEKIALPISQQVMGSLTANVDKKLLPAGDSTLGKIIADGQLYAASSKEAGGAQIAFMNSGGIRADMKAGELTYGDIFTVQPFSNVVVTQSLTGAQIKQALEQQWDRARPQVMPVSKGFYYEWDDSRPVGDKVIQKSMKLNGKPLDMNKSYRVAANEFLATGGSRFSAFNQGKDRVYSLPDNEALMQYFKDNSPVSVPTDVRIKKIK; from the coding sequence ATGAAACATAAAATTGGATTACTCACACTGCTTATTTCTGGTGCACTCTTGGCGGGTTGTGCTCCCAAAAATACAGATACCGTAAAAGTACAAGTCATAGGTATTAATGATTTCCATGGTGCTTTACAAGCTCCGGGTGATGGTAAATTAGGCGGAATTGAGTCAATTGCAACACTGGTTAATCAATTAAGAGCACAAAACGATAAAACTATCGTGGTTGGCGCTGGTGACTTAGTAGGGGCTAGCCCGTTACTGTCATCAATGTTCTATGACGAACCCACAATTGAAGCGCTAAGCGCGATTGGTATGGAAACCAGCGCAGTTGGTAACCATGAGTTTGATAAAGGTAAAGAAGAGCTGCTGAGAAAACAAAACGGTGGCTGTCACCCAACCGCAGGTTGTGTGGGTAAAGATTCTTTTGCGGGTGCAGACTTCAACTACTTAGCGGCCAACGTTATTGTTAAAGAAACAGGTGAAACTCTGTTCCCATCTTACTTTATTAAAGAGTTTGATGGCATTCCAATGGCATTTATTGGTTTAACGTTAGAAGGCACACCTGCTATCGTAACGCCAAGTGGAACGGCAGGGTTAGAATTCAAAAATGAAGTTGAAACTATCAATAACCAAGTTAAGTTATTAAAAGCACAGGGTATTAATAGTATCGGTGTTTTGATCCATGAAGGTGCCACACAACAAGTTGACACTAAAGTTAAAGATATTAACCGTTGTGATAATATCAAAGGCCCAATTGTTGATATCGTTAAACAGTTAGATACTAATGTAGACTTTGTTGTTAGTGGCCATACGCACCAAGCGTATAATTGTGAAATCAATGGAATGACAGTAATTTCTGCTCAATCTAATGGGACTTTATTGTCTCAATTAAATATTGAGATTGATAGAAATACGAAAGATATTGTTAGCATCAATGCAAAAAATATCCCCGTTGAAACCAGCCGTTATGAGAAAAACCCTGAGTTAACCACCTTCGTACAAAAATACGAAAAAATTGCCTTACCTATTTCACAGCAAGTGATGGGGTCTTTGACGGCTAATGTGGATAAAAAATTATTACCAGCAGGGGATTCTACCTTAGGTAAGATTATTGCAGATGGTCAATTATATGCAGCCTCCAGTAAAGAAGCAGGCGGTGCACAAATTGCATTTATGAACAGTGGCGGTATTCGCGCTGACATGAAAGCAGGGGAATTGACTTATGGTGACATTTTCACGGTGCAACCGTTCTCTAATGTGGTTGTCACACAGTCACTGACAGGTGCTCAAATCAAGCAAGCACTTGAGCAACAATGGGATCGTGCTCGTCCGCAAGTTATGCCTGTTTCTAAAGGTTTTTACTACGAGTGGGATGACAGCCGCCCAGTGGGTGACAAAGTTATTCAAAAATCAATGAAATTAAACGGTAAGCCGTTAGATATGAATAAAAGCTATCGTGTTGCTGCAAATGAATTCTTAGCAACTGGTGGTAGCCGCTTCTCTGCCTTTAATCAAGGTAAAGACCGTGTTTATAGCCTTCCAGACAACGAAGCATTAATGCAATACTTTAAAGATAACTCGCCAGTTTCAGTTCCAACTGATGTGCGTATAAAGAAAATTAAATAA
- the ndh_1 gene encoding NADH dehydrogenase, producing MTLSQPKIIVVGGGAGGLELATRLGRKLGRKKRAQITLVDRNPSHLWKPLLHEVATGSLDDGVDAISYLAHARHNAFNFQLGSLTNIDRENKTVVLGELYDKHGELLVPLRELEYDILVMALGSTSNDFGTPGVKEHCIFLDNPHQAHRFHDEMLNLFLRYSVRDNAEESVNIAIVGGGATGVELSAELYNAVEQLTSYGFKGLDTDALNVTLVEAGERILPALPPRISSAAHQELNKLGVNVLTKTMVTSADADGLNTKEDGKIHADLMVWAAGIKAPDFMKDIAGLETNRINQLVVKPTLQTSRDDMIFAIGDCASCAKPEGGFVPPRAQSAHQMASLCYDNIVALMKGKPLKEYVYKDHGSLVSLSRFSTVGSLMGNLMRGDMMVEGRIARFVYISLYRMHQIALHGYIKTGLMMLVGSINRIIRPKLKLH from the coding sequence ATGACCTTATCTCAACCCAAAATCATCGTTGTAGGCGGCGGTGCTGGTGGATTAGAACTGGCAACACGTTTAGGCCGTAAGTTGGGCCGTAAGAAACGTGCACAAATTACGTTGGTTGACCGCAACCCGAGTCATTTATGGAAACCGCTATTGCATGAAGTTGCGACAGGTTCGTTAGATGATGGCGTCGATGCGATAAGCTATCTGGCTCATGCTCGCCATAATGCGTTCAATTTCCAACTGGGTTCACTAACGAATATTGACCGTGAAAATAAAACAGTCGTTCTCGGTGAACTTTATGATAAGCATGGTGAATTATTAGTTCCTTTGCGTGAGCTTGAGTACGATATTTTAGTCATGGCATTAGGTAGTACTTCGAATGATTTTGGTACACCGGGTGTTAAAGAACATTGTATTTTCCTAGATAACCCACACCAAGCGCACCGTTTTCACGATGAAATGTTAAATCTATTTTTACGTTATTCAGTACGCGATAACGCAGAAGAGAGCGTTAATATTGCCATTGTTGGGGGGGGAGCTACGGGGGTTGAGTTATCTGCTGAACTCTATAATGCGGTTGAGCAATTAACCAGTTATGGTTTTAAAGGGTTAGACACAGATGCACTGAATGTCACATTAGTTGAAGCAGGCGAGCGTATCCTACCCGCCTTACCTCCGCGAATTTCAAGTGCCGCACACCAAGAACTTAATAAGCTAGGTGTAAATGTATTGACGAAAACTATGGTAACCAGTGCTGATGCAGATGGTTTGAATACGAAAGAAGATGGTAAAATTCATGCAGACCTAATGGTTTGGGCAGCGGGGATTAAAGCACCTGATTTCATGAAAGATATCGCTGGATTAGAAACAAACCGTATTAACCAATTGGTAGTAAAGCCGACATTGCAAACGTCTCGTGATGATATGATTTTTGCTATTGGCGATTGCGCATCTTGTGCTAAGCCAGAAGGGGGCTTTGTTCCTCCAAGAGCACAGTCAGCCCACCAAATGGCCAGCCTTTGTTATGACAATATTGTTGCTTTAATGAAAGGCAAACCTTTAAAAGAGTATGTATATAAAGACCATGGCTCATTAGTTTCACTATCTCGATTTAGTACAGTTGGTAGCTTAATGGGGAATTTAATGCGTGGGGATATGATGGTAGAAGGGCGAATTGCGCGTTTTGTATACATTTCTTTATATCGTATGCACCAAATTGCATTACATGGTTACATTAAGACAGGGCTAATGATGCTTGTTGGCAGTATTAACAGAATTATTCGACCAAAGTTAAAACTGCATTAA
- the mfd gene encoding Transcription-repair-coupling factor: MLSKFRYELPSRSGDVRHLGCLIGAAGALECGEIIQRHQGPVIIVTRDMQNALRLRDEIQQFTKHPIETLSDWETLPYDNFSPHQEIISHRLSTLYHLSSLQKGALILPVNTLMQKVCPADFLTSHALVMAKGDKLSRDNLRNELDNAGYRHVEQVLEHGEYATRGALLDLFPMGSSLPFRIDFFDDEIDSLRTFDVDSQRTLEEVEQINLLPAHEFPTDKDAIERFRSQWRERFEVRRDPEHIYQQVSKNTLPAGIEYWQPLFFAQPLPSLFEYLPPSSLIVSQNLQEAAERFQVDTQQRYESRGVDPMRPLLPPSELWLTVEQLNQSLKKWPRIQLSPESLPKKAANTNLDYLPLPDISTQGQSKTPLEKLRQFTEQFDGTIVFSVESEGRRETVTELLARLKIRPDIIQSYTHPTDSRFAITIGAAEHGFIQSDIHRALICESDLLGERVVRRRTDNRRTINTDTLIRNLAELRPGQPVVHIEHGVGRYQGLITLEAGGIKAEYLILTYAGDDKLYVPVSSLHLISRYAGGADENAPLHKLGSDSWGRARQKAAEKVRDVAAELLDIYAQRAAKAGFAFKHDKQQYQEFCQGFPFETTPDQEVAINAVLSDMCQPLAMDRLVCGDVGFGKTEVAMRAAFLAINNNKQVAVLVPTTLLAQQHYDNFKDRFANWPVRIEMLSRFKTAKEQQQIIAQTAEGKVDILIGTHKLLQSDLVWKDLGLLVVDEEHRFGVRHKERIKAMRADVDILTLTATPIPRTLNMAMSGMRDLSIIATPPARRLAVKTFVRQYDDLVVREAILRETLRGGQVYYLYNDVENIEKAKARLEELVPEARFVVGHGQMRERELERVMTDFHHQRFNVLICTTIIETGIDIPTANTIIIERADHFGLAQLHQLRGRVGRSHHQAYAYLLTPHPKAMTSDAHKRLEAISSLEDLGAGFALATHDLEIRGAGELLGEDQSGQMTTIGFTLYMELLESAVDALKEGREPSLEDLTSQQTEVELRMPVLLPDDYIHDVNIRLSFYKRIASAKNSQELDELRTELIDRFGSLPDAGKFLLANAAIRLQAQSLGIKRIEAHEKGGFIEFGDKNKVDPSFLISLLQNQPQTYRLDGPVRLKFFHDLTERASRLEFIKQLLIGFEEHQII, encoded by the coding sequence ATGTTGTCAAAATTTCGTTATGAACTCCCTAGTCGTAGTGGCGATGTTCGCCATTTAGGTTGCCTTATCGGGGCGGCTGGTGCACTTGAATGTGGAGAAATAATACAACGTCATCAAGGGCCTGTTATCATCGTGACACGTGATATGCAAAATGCATTACGTTTAAGAGATGAAATTCAACAGTTTACAAAACACCCTATAGAGACACTTTCTGACTGGGAAACATTGCCATATGACAATTTCTCTCCCCATCAGGAAATTATTTCTCATCGTTTATCGACACTATACCACTTATCCAGTTTACAAAAAGGCGCGTTAATTCTTCCCGTTAATACACTGATGCAAAAAGTCTGCCCTGCTGACTTTTTAACCAGCCATGCCTTAGTGATGGCAAAAGGTGACAAACTTTCCCGAGATAACTTACGTAATGAACTCGATAACGCCGGTTATCGCCATGTAGAACAAGTTTTAGAACATGGTGAATATGCCACACGTGGCGCTTTACTCGATTTATTTCCTATGGGAAGTTCATTGCCATTTCGTATTGATTTCTTCGATGATGAAATTGATAGCTTGCGAACTTTTGACGTTGACTCGCAAAGAACACTCGAAGAAGTAGAACAAATTAATTTACTGCCAGCTCATGAATTTCCGACCGATAAAGACGCTATTGAACGTTTCCGCAGCCAATGGCGCGAGCGCTTTGAAGTTCGCCGAGATCCAGAACATATTTACCAGCAGGTCAGTAAGAATACCTTACCGGCAGGTATAGAGTATTGGCAACCTTTATTCTTCGCGCAGCCACTGCCATCGTTATTTGAGTATTTACCGCCATCAAGTTTAATTGTTTCACAGAACTTACAAGAAGCGGCTGAACGCTTTCAGGTTGATACTCAGCAGCGGTATGAAAGCCGTGGTGTCGACCCAATGCGCCCACTGCTCCCACCTTCAGAGCTATGGCTAACTGTTGAACAACTTAATCAATCGTTAAAAAAATGGCCTCGTATTCAATTATCGCCCGAGTCTCTGCCCAAAAAAGCGGCAAATACCAATTTAGACTACCTGCCATTACCGGATATCAGCACACAAGGGCAAAGTAAAACACCGCTCGAAAAATTGCGGCAGTTTACTGAACAGTTTGATGGAACTATCGTCTTTTCTGTAGAAAGTGAAGGCCGGCGTGAAACTGTTACCGAGCTCTTAGCACGTTTAAAAATTCGGCCTGATATTATTCAAAGCTATACTCACCCTACTGACAGCCGATTTGCCATCACGATTGGGGCCGCTGAACACGGCTTTATTCAATCCGATATCCATAGGGCATTAATTTGCGAAAGTGATTTACTTGGGGAGCGTGTTGTTCGCCGCCGAACAGATAATCGCCGCACCATTAATACCGACACCCTCATTCGTAACTTAGCTGAATTACGCCCTGGGCAACCTGTTGTACATATTGAGCATGGTGTGGGTCGTTACCAAGGTCTAATTACTTTGGAAGCGGGTGGTATTAAAGCTGAATATTTAATTTTAACCTACGCAGGTGATGATAAGCTGTATGTTCCGGTTTCTTCACTCCATTTAATTAGCCGTTATGCCGGTGGTGCAGATGAAAATGCCCCGTTGCATAAATTAGGTAGTGATAGCTGGGGGCGTGCCCGTCAGAAAGCCGCAGAAAAAGTACGCGATGTCGCGGCTGAACTTCTTGATATTTATGCTCAACGTGCTGCTAAAGCCGGTTTTGCATTCAAACATGATAAACAACAATACCAAGAATTTTGCCAAGGCTTTCCTTTCGAAACGACACCTGACCAAGAAGTTGCCATCAATGCCGTTCTCAGCGATATGTGCCAACCCTTAGCCATGGACCGACTGGTTTGTGGCGATGTAGGCTTTGGTAAAACCGAAGTGGCAATGCGAGCCGCATTCCTAGCGATTAATAATAACAAGCAAGTTGCCGTTTTGGTGCCTACGACACTACTTGCCCAACAGCATTACGATAATTTTAAAGATAGGTTTGCTAACTGGCCTGTGCGTATCGAAATGTTATCACGCTTTAAAACAGCGAAAGAGCAACAACAAATTATTGCACAAACTGCTGAAGGTAAAGTTGATATTCTAATTGGTACCCATAAGTTACTGCAAAGTGACTTAGTATGGAAAGATTTAGGCTTACTCGTCGTCGATGAAGAGCACCGCTTTGGTGTCCGCCATAAAGAACGCATCAAAGCCATGCGTGCAGACGTTGATATCTTAACACTAACAGCCACACCGATCCCTCGTACTCTTAACATGGCCATGAGTGGCATGCGTGATTTATCGATTATCGCCACACCACCAGCGCGCCGTTTGGCTGTGAAAACCTTTGTGCGTCAATACGATGACTTAGTTGTCCGCGAAGCAATTTTACGGGAAACCTTACGTGGCGGCCAAGTTTATTACCTTTACAATGATGTTGAAAATATTGAAAAGGCAAAGGCACGCCTTGAAGAATTAGTCCCTGAGGCACGCTTTGTTGTTGGCCATGGTCAAATGCGTGAACGTGAATTAGAGCGCGTTATGACGGATTTCCATCATCAACGTTTTAATGTATTGATATGCACTACAATTATTGAAACGGGTATTGATATACCAACAGCGAATACTATTATTATTGAGCGTGCTGACCATTTCGGGTTAGCTCAACTCCATCAACTGCGTGGCCGAGTAGGACGTTCTCACCACCAAGCTTATGCATACTTGCTCACACCACATCCAAAAGCGATGACCTCTGATGCTCATAAACGCCTTGAAGCCATTTCTTCACTGGAGGATTTAGGTGCGGGGTTTGCTCTAGCAACTCACGATTTGGAAATTCGCGGTGCAGGTGAATTACTTGGTGAAGATCAAAGTGGCCAAATGACCACGATTGGTTTTACCCTCTATATGGAACTGCTAGAAAGTGCTGTTGATGCGCTAAAAGAGGGGCGCGAGCCTTCATTGGAAGATTTAACTAGCCAACAAACCGAAGTTGAATTACGCATGCCTGTTCTGCTGCCAGACGACTATATTCACGATGTGAACATTCGCTTATCTTTCTATAAACGAATAGCCAGTGCTAAAAATAGTCAGGAGCTCGACGAATTGCGTACAGAGCTAATCGACCGCTTTGGCAGCTTACCTGACGCAGGTAAATTCCTGTTAGCTAACGCAGCTATTCGATTACAAGCGCAATCCCTTGGTATTAAACGTATTGAAGCCCATGAAAAAGGTGGTTTTATTGAATTTGGTGATAAAAATAAAGTCGATCCAAGTTTCTTAATCAGCTTATTACAAAACCAGCCACAAACTTATCGGTTAGATGGCCCTGTTCGACTAAAATTTTTCCACGATTTAACAGAACGAGCCTCTCGACTAGAATTTATTAAGCAGTTACTTATCGGATTTGAAGAACACCAAATTATCTAG
- the lolC gene encoding Lipoprotein-releasing system transmembrane protein lolC encodes MHQSVSLFIGLRYLRGRAADKFGRFVSSLSAIGITLGVAALITVTSVMNGFERSLQDSILAYMPQAILTSASGNIDPAKYPITGLQHLNGVSHIAPIVQSDVVLQSRTNVGVGVMGGIEPEEPSLLLDKLVVGQRSDLKEGSYNVFLGNKLAETLGVKRGDEVRLIIPGVSQLTPMGRIPSQRLFTVAGIFQTNGEADTSELVVAQQDAARMLRYPTGHITGWRLYLDEPLKVDVLSQQALPNGLVWKDWRERKGEFFQAVRMEKNMMGLLLSLIIAVAAFNIITSLSLLVMEKQGEVAILKTLGLKRWRILMIFMIQGAGAGVIGSLIGTILGTILSSQLNVIMPLIGLLPKGVSLPIVLDYSGILIIALSAILISLLATLYPSWRAAAVQPAEALRYE; translated from the coding sequence ATGCACCAATCTGTCTCATTATTTATAGGCCTACGTTATTTACGTGGGCGTGCTGCGGATAAATTTGGGCGTTTCGTTTCCAGTTTATCTGCTATTGGTATCACACTGGGGGTGGCGGCATTGATAACCGTCACTTCAGTGATGAATGGGTTCGAGCGATCTTTACAAGATAGCATACTTGCTTATATGCCGCAGGCAATTTTAACATCTGCCTCTGGAAATATAGACCCAGCAAAGTATCCAATAACTGGTCTACAGCATTTAAACGGTGTCAGCCATATCGCACCTATTGTGCAATCTGACGTGGTATTACAAAGCCGAACCAATGTTGGCGTTGGCGTCATGGGGGGGATTGAACCTGAAGAACCTTCTCTGTTATTGGATAAACTGGTTGTTGGGCAACGCAGTGACCTTAAAGAAGGCAGTTATAATGTTTTTCTGGGGAATAAACTTGCAGAAACGCTCGGGGTAAAACGTGGTGATGAAGTCCGCTTAATTATACCTGGGGTGAGTCAACTAACACCAATGGGGCGCATTCCTAGCCAGCGCCTATTTACTGTGGCGGGTATTTTCCAAACAAATGGGGAAGCGGATACAAGTGAACTTGTCGTAGCACAACAAGATGCCGCACGCATGTTACGTTATCCTACAGGGCATATTACTGGGTGGCGTTTATATTTGGATGAGCCCCTAAAGGTTGATGTTCTAAGTCAGCAAGCGTTGCCGAATGGCTTAGTATGGAAAGATTGGCGAGAGCGTAAAGGGGAGTTTTTCCAAGCCGTTCGCATGGAAAAAAATATGATGGGGTTATTGCTCAGTTTAATTATTGCGGTGGCGGCATTCAACATTATTACTTCACTATCATTGTTAGTGATGGAAAAACAAGGTGAAGTCGCTATTTTAAAAACCCTTGGCCTCAAACGTTGGCGAATTTTAATGATTTTTATGATCCAAGGCGCTGGAGCGGGAGTGATTGGTTCACTCATTGGCACAATATTAGGTACGATACTTTCTAGCCAACTGAATGTCATTATGCCGCTGATTGGTTTATTACCAAAAGGTGTCTCTTTACCGATTGTGCTTGATTACTCTGGTATTTTAATTATTGCACTTAGTGCAATACTGATTTCTCTGCTGGCAACGCTTTATCCTTCCTGGCGTGCAGCAGCGGTTCAACCTGCTGAGGCGTTACGTTATGAATAA
- the lolD_2 gene encoding Lipoprotein-releasing system ATP-binding protein LolD, translating into MNKQPLLVCENLSKTYQEGTLSTQVLKNVSFSMGLGEMMAIVGSSGSGKSTLLHLLGGLDTPSEGNVIFRGQHINQLSSDERAAIRNKDLGFIYQFHHLLPDFTALENVAMPLLIGGIAKETAFLKATEMLEAVGLAHRAGHRPSELSGGERQRVAIARALVNEPALVLADEPTGNLDLRNADAIFELLGELNRTQRTAFLVVTHDMTLARRLSRQLEMRDGHLQQDITLGAR; encoded by the coding sequence ATGAATAAACAACCACTTCTGGTCTGTGAAAATTTAAGTAAAACATATCAAGAAGGGACATTGTCGACGCAAGTGTTGAAAAATGTCAGTTTTTCCATGGGGCTGGGGGAAATGATGGCTATCGTGGGAAGTTCTGGTTCGGGTAAAAGTACCTTATTACATTTACTGGGTGGGTTAGATACTCCTTCAGAAGGGAATGTTATCTTTCGTGGCCAGCATATTAATCAATTATCTTCAGATGAGCGAGCTGCTATTCGTAATAAAGATTTAGGTTTTATTTATCAATTTCATCACCTTTTACCGGATTTTACCGCCCTTGAAAATGTGGCGATGCCTTTATTAATTGGTGGTATTGCGAAAGAAACTGCATTTTTGAAAGCCACTGAAATGCTAGAAGCGGTTGGGCTAGCGCATCGAGCTGGGCATCGTCCTTCTGAATTATCAGGAGGAGAGCGCCAGCGTGTTGCTATTGCAAGGGCGTTAGTGAATGAGCCTGCACTGGTTTTAGCGGATGAGCCTACCGGTAACCTTGATTTACGTAATGCAGATGCCATTTTTGAATTGTTGGGGGAATTAAACCGAACACAGCGGACTGCATTTTTAGTGGTCACCCATGATATGACACTGGCTCGCCGGTTATCTCGCCAATTGGAAATGCGTGATGGGCATTTGCAGCAGGATATTACCTTGGGGGCGCGGTAA
- the lolE gene encoding Lipoprotein-releasing system transmembrane protein lolE yields the protein MSKLPLSLLTALRFSRGRRRTGMVSLVSIVSTLGIVLGVAVLIIGLSAMNGFERELNNRVLSVVPHGQIYAVKPPYKDLEFAEQVIRKTPGVEGVSPYINFTGLLERGANLKAIQVMGVSRETQPQVSALPQFILNNAWQHFEAGKQSIILGQGVADALNVKVGDWVTIMIPNTDASLKIQQPKRIRVQVTGIFKLSGLLDHQLALVPLADAQEYLDYGDGVTGFEIKATDPFIADQVVYDAGLKTMHHVIVKSWIGDYGYMYNDIQMVRSIMYLAMILVIGVACFNIVSTLVMAVKDKSSDIAVLRTLGAKDRQIRAIFLWYGLLGGLVGSLIGAVLGVVISLNLTPMIKVIEAIVGHPILSGDVYFIDFLPSELHVMDVVYVLITTIVLSLLASWYPARRASKLDPARILSGQ from the coding sequence ATGTCTAAGTTGCCTCTTTCACTACTCACAGCGCTGCGTTTCAGCCGTGGTCGCCGCCGAACAGGGATGGTTTCGTTAGTTTCGATAGTTTCAACGTTGGGTATTGTTCTTGGGGTTGCGGTGTTAATTATTGGTTTGAGCGCGATGAATGGCTTTGAACGCGAATTAAATAACCGTGTGTTATCTGTTGTTCCCCATGGGCAAATTTATGCTGTTAAACCACCCTATAAGGATTTGGAATTTGCTGAACAAGTTATCCGGAAAACGCCAGGGGTTGAAGGCGTTAGCCCTTACATTAACTTTACAGGGTTACTTGAGCGTGGTGCAAATTTAAAAGCAATCCAAGTGATGGGGGTTTCACGAGAAACTCAGCCACAAGTCAGTGCATTACCACAATTCATTCTTAATAATGCTTGGCAGCATTTTGAAGCGGGCAAACAATCGATTATTTTAGGCCAAGGTGTGGCTGATGCATTAAATGTGAAAGTTGGGGATTGGGTGACAATCATGATCCCAAATACCGATGCCAGCTTAAAAATTCAGCAGCCTAAGCGTATTCGTGTACAAGTAACAGGTATTTTTAAGCTTAGTGGCCTGCTTGATCACCAACTAGCACTCGTTCCTCTCGCAGATGCACAAGAATATCTCGACTATGGTGATGGTGTGACGGGGTTTGAAATCAAAGCCACAGACCCATTTATTGCCGATCAAGTCGTTTATGATGCAGGCTTGAAAACTATGCATCATGTTATTGTAAAAAGTTGGATAGGTGATTATGGTTATATGTACAATGATATCCAAATGGTTAGAAGTATCATGTACTTAGCTATGATATTGGTGATTGGCGTCGCGTGTTTTAATATTGTTTCTACTCTTGTTATGGCGGTTAAAGACAAAAGTAGTGATATCGCGGTATTGCGCACCTTAGGGGCAAAAGATAGGCAGATTCGTGCTATTTTCTTATGGTATGGTTTGTTGGGGGGGCTGGTTGGTTCTCTGATTGGTGCTGTACTTGGGGTCGTCATATCTTTAAATTTAACACCAATGATTAAGGTTATAGAGGCTATTGTTGGTCATCCAATTTTATCGGGTGATGTCTATTTTATTGACTTTTTACCTTCTGAATTGCATGTCATGGATGTGGTTTATGTTTTAATTACAACCATTGTATTAAGCTTACTAGCCAGTTGGTATCCTGCTCGCCGAGCGAGTAAGTTAGACCCTGCGCGTATTCTCAGTGGGCAATAG